One region of Sulfuriroseicoccus oceanibius genomic DNA includes:
- a CDS encoding uracil-DNA glycosylase: protein MSQPTALQSAAATLVDVLTNAQARGERRVWLGQDGTAALQELADLSNPASQIEKLTAALEDELGTSILNSAGPIDASLAMVGDGPSQDDMDLRSPFSGPVGDKLNGILGAMGLNRDKVFLTHLARARQKNWKQTIATCLPLTKAELSIIAPKLVIVFGERALHALTGDDSLSLDSVRGKPIEYRGLTLLPTAHPSVILEADSLSPEEATKIKRAFWEDMLAAMEHLSLPISEKQRNFFKR, encoded by the coding sequence ATGAGCCAACCCACCGCACTGCAATCCGCTGCCGCCACTTTGGTCGACGTTCTAACCAACGCGCAAGCCAGAGGTGAACGACGCGTATGGCTAGGTCAAGACGGTACCGCGGCGCTGCAGGAGTTGGCGGATCTCTCCAACCCGGCAAGCCAGATAGAAAAGCTCACCGCCGCGCTGGAGGATGAGCTGGGCACTTCCATACTCAACTCCGCCGGCCCGATCGACGCCTCGTTAGCAATGGTCGGCGATGGACCAAGCCAGGACGACATGGACCTGCGCTCACCGTTCTCTGGCCCTGTCGGAGACAAACTCAACGGCATCCTCGGCGCGATGGGACTCAACCGCGACAAGGTCTTCCTCACCCATCTGGCCCGTGCTCGCCAGAAGAACTGGAAACAAACCATCGCAACATGCCTTCCGCTCACCAAAGCGGAACTCTCCATCATCGCTCCGAAGCTGGTCATTGTTTTCGGCGAGCGCGCGCTCCACGCACTCACCGGCGACGACTCCCTTTCTCTGGACTCGGTACGAGGGAAACCCATCGAGTACCGCGGGCTCACGCTTTTACCTACCGCTCACCCATCGGTGATTCTCGAAGCGGACTCGCTGAGCCCGGAAGAAGCCACCAAGATCAAGCGCGCCTTTTGGGAAGACATGCTCGCCGCGATGGAGCACCTCAGCCTTCCAATCAGCGAGAAACAGCGCAACTTCTTCAAGCGCTAA
- a CDS encoding 3D domain-containing protein produces MIKKFSLLLAGLAVVLGGVSCTTSNASQVLGYDKHGMPQYCDQTKEMKVRTTAYHAKEWDHKKYKTKSAAGTELKYGEVRSAAADWSRYPLGTKFKIDGLPFTYVVDDYGSALVGTNTIDLYKMSAKEMRWWGVRKVDIKILEWGDYEKSEEILKGRRKYRHCRQMHDALKKRLSSAADLPTDA; encoded by the coding sequence ATGATTAAAAAGTTTTCTTTGTTGCTCGCAGGTTTGGCCGTTGTGCTCGGTGGAGTGAGTTGTACTACCTCGAATGCGAGCCAGGTGCTCGGTTACGACAAGCACGGGATGCCGCAGTATTGCGATCAGACCAAGGAGATGAAGGTTCGTACGACGGCGTACCACGCCAAGGAGTGGGACCACAAAAAGTACAAGACCAAGAGTGCTGCCGGTACTGAGCTGAAGTACGGCGAGGTGCGATCGGCTGCGGCGGATTGGTCGCGCTACCCACTGGGCACCAAGTTCAAGATCGACGGGCTTCCGTTCACCTACGTGGTGGATGACTACGGCAGCGCCCTGGTTGGAACCAACACCATCGACCTCTACAAGATGTCGGCAAAGGAGATGCGCTGGTGGGGCGTGCGTAAGGTGGACATCAAGATTTTGGAGTGGGGCGACTACGAGAAGAGCGAAGAGATTCTCAAAGGGCGTCGCAAGTACCGTCACTGCCGTCAGATGCACGATGCGCTGAAGAAGCGCTTGTCGAGTGCGGCGGATTTGCCGACCGACGCGTGA